The Chryseolinea soli nucleotide sequence ATGACCCACTTGCTGATCTTGTAATTTATCCAACTTGTTTTGTACACGACGATCTGTGGCACTCTAAAAAGCGCTGTCTCGAGTGTAGCGGTTCCTGACGTGACGATAGCTGCCCGGGCATGAGAAAGTAAATCGTATGTCTGTTCCTCCACGTAGCTCACATTTTTTAATTCTGAAAAAGGAGCGTACAGCGTTTTATCCAGATTGGAAACGGCTGCGACAGCAAACTGGTATTCCGGAAACCTGCGCGCAACATCTGCCATAACGGGAACAAGGCGCTCTAGTTCTTGCTTGCGACTGCCAGGAAGCAGTGCAATGATTTCTTTGTTGCCGCTCAAATTCCATTTCGACAAAAACTGATCATCCCGGTGATGGGCCTTGACAGCGTCCAAAACAGGGTTGCCAACGTAGTCTACATCCCATTGAAATTTTTTGAAGAAGTCCTTCTCGAATGGAAGAATTACAAACATCCGGTCGACGTTTTTCTTGAGCTCACGGGCCCTGTATACGCCCCAAGCCCACACTTTAGGCGTGATATAGTAGAAGTTTTTGAATCCATTCTTTTTGCAGAAGGCCGCAATCTGTCGGTTAAAGCCACCGTAGTCGATGAGGATAACCACATCGGGCTTGAAGTCCTTGATGTCGGCGGTGCATTGCTTGATGAATTTTGAGATCCGGTTTAAGTTGAGCACCACTTGGGCGAAACCCATAAAGGCCATCTCTGAATAATGCAGGGTCAACGTTACGCCCGCCTCTTGCATATACTCTCCACCAAAACCCCGGAAGGTAGCCTGGGGATCGCGTTGCCGAAGCGCCTTGACGAGGTTGCCGCCGTGTAAATCACCTGATCGTTCGCCCGCAATGATATAATAGCGCATATGGAATTTACGAGGTAAGGCCGGTAAGGTACGGGCTTTCGGGTTTATTCTCCAAAGTAGTCCACGTAATTGCGGGGCGTTTCATAGAGACGCAGGCTGTGCAGTTTGCCGTGTGGGGTGATGCTCGGGAGGTGTGTATGTAAAATACGCCAGATTTCGATGATGAGATTTTCGCAGCTGGCCAGCTTGCCGGTCATGAAATCGACATCCAGGTTCAGGTTTTTGTGGTCGAGTTTGTCGATCACTTCCTTTCGGATGAGGTTGCTCAGTTGCTTCAGGTCAACGACAAAACCGGTGTCAGGGTCGGGTTGGCCCTTCACGGTGACGATAAGTTCGAAGTTGTGGCCGTGCCAGTTATCGTTTGCGCAGGGCCCAAAGACCTCCACGTTCCGCTCCTGCGACCATTTGGGGTTGTAGAGCTTATGGGCGGCGTTGAAGTGTTCTTTGCGACTGACGTAGACCATTTTGTACGGGATTCTGCTGCAAATATAGGGGGATGGTGAACAGACGCCAAATACGAGATGATACGGGCTTTTAAACAAAGAAGGGCTGCCTTGCGGCAACCCTTCTCGTTTAAAAATATTGTTCTCTACTATTGGAACACTTCGAGCAGATCGAACAGACCCGGTGAAGGGCGAGGTGTAGAAGTATTGGAGTTAACTTCTACCTGAGCGATCAGGAAGCGTTGAGGGATGACAGAGCCGGTGTTGGGTGTAAGACCCAAAACTTCCCAGTTTTGTTTGCCTGAGAAAGAGCCGAAACCTTTTCTGTGGAGGTCAACAAAAACATCCATTGTGGAGAGAAGAGATATGTATTTCTCTTTGGTGATCTCCACGTAAAGAGCATCGGCAGGATCCAAATTGCCGGGGTTTCCTGCTCCACTCGGATCGAAATCCGTCAAATCATAAGCTTGGTAGTGGCCTGCGCCCGTTACATATTCCGGATTCAGGTATCCCCCTCCATCCAGGTAAGCGCGGTAGTCATTCAACACATCCAAGGCTGCGGTAGTGCCGGAAAGACGCAAGGTAGTCTCTGCCAGGATCAGTTGGTTTTCACGATAGGTAACGATAGGGAAAGATGCTCTGTTGGAGAACATACCATCCGGCTCGCCGTCGTCGTAATCATAACCTGAAACGTTCAGATCATAGCCATCTGCCAGGCTTCCATAGAAAATGTAAGTGAAACGATCGGACTCATCGGTCTTCGCATTATTCTTGCTGTAGGCTGCCGCGTTGTTAGTAGGATCGATCATACGGGCTGCGTAAGAATCCGAAGCACCCATGTAACCGGGACGGTCATAAACAAGGAACGAATAGTAGATGTTGAAATCCAGGTTATAAGAGTCACCATGTTTTGCCATCAAGTCATCAGCGCCATCGCTCAATCCGAGTGCTGCTGCATCATGTGCTTTCTGGAAATCGCCTAACTGAAGATAGATCTTTGCTTTCACGGTATTGGCTACGGCAGTCCATTTTGCATCGTCACCGGCAACCGCTGAGTAAAAAATATCACCGTCATACGAAGTTCCGGGAGAAGCACCAGCAATGTTTGCCAACGCCTGATCCAACAAGGTCAACAACGCTGCGTAGATCTCCTTCTGGTCATCGAATTTCGGGTTGGGAAACTCTGTCAAGTTGTTGGCTTGAGAATAAGGAATATCACCGAACAGGGAAGCTGCCGTGATCATCGTGTGGGCTTCCAAGATCTGAGCCAACGCCAATGCGCGTTTGTTGTTCAACGCGGTTGCCTTCTGCTGGGCAATGCGCCAAGGTTTCAAAACGCCGCTATACAGGTTACCCCAAGCATTGTCATAGTCAGGAGCAGTAGACGTGTAGTTGTTCAACGTCACATATTGACGGTCTGTTCCGGTGAATTGGCCAGCCCACATGCCTCCGATGCGTGCCAGTTCGCCTTCCACAAATCCGATGTAAGCCACTTCGGCAGAGTTGATTACCTGGCCCAAAGATGCATCCGTCGGCAATGTAGGATCGTATTCGCTTACGCCATCCGTAAATTTCTCGCAGGAGGTAATTGTCGCACCCACCATCAGGATAAGGGCAACCCTCTTAAATAATTTCGTGTATTTTTTCATAATGAGATTCCTAAAGGTTGATCAATAATTAATCTTGATGGTGAATAAGTAGGAACGGGTGGAGGGGTTGTTAAAGTACTCCAAGCCGCGACCATTCGAAACACCGGTAAGGTTAGTCTCAGGATCGTTACCAATGTATTTCACATCCGGACCAGTGATCCAGAGGTTTCTGCCCGTGAGGGAGAAGTCGATGGAGGTCAACTTGGTTGCTGCTCTGAAACCGGGCGAATTCAGCGAATACGCCAGCGTCACTTCGCGGATGCGGGTGTTGGTTGCTTTCTTGATGAATTGGCTTGCTACAGGACCAAAACCACCACCGGTAGAGGTGTACCAGCCTTGTTCCAGGGCAACGTTGCCAGCACCGTAGTTGGCGAGGCTACCTCTGAAAGTATAAGTACCATCTGCATTAGGAGTATAACGTTGTGCAACGGTCTTGCCAGACGTCAGTGTTCCGTATACCGGGATAGTGGCCGCATCGGCAGCCGATACTGTGGTCTGAACATCGGTGTCGGTAGAGCGACCAAAGTTGTTCATGATACCGTGAGTACCTGCCCAGATGTCGCCACCTTGTGTTCTGTCAACTAATACATACAAAGACAATCCTTTGAAGGAGAATGTGTTTCCGATGCCAGCTTTCCAATCCGGGTTGGGGTTACCAATAACCGATTCGTTGGCGGCCGCTTGAGGATATCCTCTCTCGTCCAGGATAAGATTTCCTTGGGCATCTTTCATCCAATCTACACCCCACAGTACGCCGATAGGTTGTCCTTCAACCGCTCTGGAGGATGTACCTGCAAAACCATTCAAGAACAGCGAAGAAGTTCCGGCAAGGCTGGTAACCTTGTTGCGATACATCGACCACGTGCCATTGATTTGCCAGGTGAAGCCTCCCACCTTAAGAATGGTGGCGGACAGATCAAACTCCAAGCCGTGTGTTTGCAGTGTAGCGGCGTTAGCTGTCTTTTGATTAAAACCTGTAGAAGGTGCAGTCGCTACGGGCAAAATGGCATCTTTTGTTTCGTTCGTAAAGTAAGTGGCACTCAACGAAACGCGATCCTGGAAGAATCTCAAGTCGGTACCAAATTCAAATTCGGTTTTTCTTTCAGGTTTCAGGTAGGCGTTACCCAGGGTCGTGCTTTCAACATAACCACCATTTCCGTAGGCGGAAGAAAGCAATTGCGAACCCCATCCGTCGGCAAATCCACCGGCGGCGTAGTACGTTGCTGTATTATAAGGTGTAGGTTGAACACCCACCTGGCCAAAGCCTGCGCGAAGTTTACCAAAGTTGAGGACACGGGAATCCATCAGCTGTGTGAATTGCCATGCCAATGTTGCTGCGGGATAGAAGAAGGTGCTGCTCACGGCGCGACCAAAGGTCGATGCACTTTCTGCTCTGCCTGTCAAATTCAAGAACAACTGATCCTTGAAAGCTAAATCGATGGTAGAGTAGATCGCTGCTGTGCGTTGCACCTGAAAGCTGTTATACGGGTTCTGCGTGGCAGGACCGGCGTTTGTCAGATCCAACGGAACGTGGCTGCTGAGGATAAAATTCTGGGCATAACCACCGATTCTTTCAAAAGTACGTTGGTTCAAGTTCATACCCACCATAGCGATAAGGTTGAAATCTTTGCTAATGTTGAATTTACCGCGGCCAAAAAGATCGCCGTTGTACTGGGTTTCGCGAATGGTTTGAAGATCCAGTCTACCACCGGGCAGTGAAGCCGAAAGGGGATCGAGGAAGTCGTAGCGACGGTCGGTATAGCTATCAACGCCGGCACGAGCTGTAACATCAAGCCATTTCAATGGCGCAAGGCCCAATTCGAACGAACCCATGAAACGGTCAACATCCGTTGTGCTGATGTTGTGGTTTTGAGACCAGATCGGGTTATCATAGGTAGAGTTGGTCCGGATACCCAGCGGGTTGCGATACGACCGTTGACGATCGGGGAATTTCACACCGTTGGCATCTGTATAGGTACCTTCAAATATCGAGTTGTCGAAGTCAGGAGATGTTCTCAAACCACCCAGGTACAATCCGGAAGTGTTGGAACCCATTTGCGTACGGTTCGATTTGGTCTTTGTGTAACCAAAGTTAGAGCCGATGCGCACTACGCTGTTGAACCGTTTGTTTGTATTTACGCGGAAAGATGTGCGATCGTAGTTGCTGTTTGTCAGGATCACACCGTCTTGCTTCATGTTGTCGATGCTGATGTAGAAGTTATCGTCCTTATCACCACCGTTCAAGGATACACCAAAGTCATTGTAGCTTCCGGTCTTGAAGATCTGATCTTTGTAATCATAGATGTTTTGCGAGTTCTTTCCTCCGTGAGGCGCGGCGGCTGTACCATTGGCGATGTTGTAGATCTTGTTTCCTTTGGCATCCTCAAAATATCCTTGGTAGCCGGCTGCGGCAGGATCGGTGATGTAGGCATCGGCTCCACCTGTACGACCCGGAATATAATCACC carries:
- the lpxB gene encoding lipid-A-disaccharide synthase, which encodes MRYYIIAGERSGDLHGGNLVKALRQRDPQATFRGFGGEYMQEAGVTLTLHYSEMAFMGFAQVVLNLNRISKFIKQCTADIKDFKPDVVILIDYGGFNRQIAAFCKKNGFKNFYYITPKVWAWGVYRARELKKNVDRMFVILPFEKDFFKKFQWDVDYVGNPVLDAVKAHHRDDQFLSKWNLSGNKEIIALLPGSRKQELERLVPVMADVARRFPEYQFAVAAVSNLDKTLYAPFSELKNVSYVEEQTYDLLSHARAAIVTSGTATLETALFRVPQIVVYKTSWINYKISKWVIQVPYISLVNLIAGREVVKEMIQDDANVDHLAGELKQLLIDSPRRKEVLNGYDEIIKILDTGSASENAAALMTGYLIR
- a CDS encoding 6-pyruvoyl trahydropterin synthase family protein produces the protein MVYVSRKEHFNAAHKLYNPKWSQERNVEVFGPCANDNWHGHNFELIVTVKGQPDPDTGFVVDLKQLSNLIRKEVIDKLDHKNLNLDVDFMTGKLASCENLIIEIWRILHTHLPSITPHGKLHSLRLYETPRNYVDYFGE
- a CDS encoding SusD/RagB family nutrient-binding outer membrane lipoprotein, with the translated sequence MKKYTKLFKRVALILMVGATITSCEKFTDGVSEYDPTLPTDASLGQVINSAEVAYIGFVEGELARIGGMWAGQFTGTDRQYVTLNNYTSTAPDYDNAWGNLYSGVLKPWRIAQQKATALNNKRALALAQILEAHTMITAASLFGDIPYSQANNLTEFPNPKFDDQKEIYAALLTLLDQALANIAGASPGTSYDGDIFYSAVAGDDAKWTAVANTVKAKIYLQLGDFQKAHDAAALGLSDGADDLMAKHGDSYNLDFNIYYSFLVYDRPGYMGASDSYAARMIDPTNNAAAYSKNNAKTDESDRFTYIFYGSLADGYDLNVSGYDYDDGEPDGMFSNRASFPIVTYRENQLILAETTLRLSGTTAALDVLNDYRAYLDGGGYLNPEYVTGAGHYQAYDLTDFDPSGAGNPGNLDPADALYVEITKEKYISLLSTMDVFVDLHRKGFGSFSGKQNWEVLGLTPNTGSVIPQRFLIAQVEVNSNTSTPRPSPGLFDLLEVFQ
- a CDS encoding SusC/RagA family TonB-linked outer membrane protein produces the protein MRKFLLVCLTAVFALASGELRAQERIVTGRLLSQEDGKPLPGVNVLLKGTTTGSVTDADGQYSISVPASGGTLVFSFIGLKSQEVEVGSRTTVDVNMESDVTQLSEVVVSALGIEQNKDELGTATSQISGSAATKSGESTLIAGLAGKASGVNIVKNSGDPGAGAYIQIRGQSTITGNLQPLIVLDGMPIYNSSTGISATDGMVGGTVQQSRLNDLNPDDIQSVEILKGASAAALWGTRAANGVMVITTKKGSSQKGKINVSLKYTRSEDKVYITHDLTHNWGSGSLMRFQNTPTSGWSWGDYIPGRTGGADAYITDPAAAGYQGYFEDAKGNKIYNIANGTAAAPHGGKNSQNIYDYKDQIFKTGSYNDFGVSLNGGDKDDNFYISIDNMKQDGVILTNSNYDRTSFRVNTNKRFNSVVRIGSNFGYTKTKSNRTQMGSNTSGLYLGGLRTSPDFDNSIFEGTYTDANGVKFPDRQRSYRNPLGIRTNSTYDNPIWSQNHNISTTDVDRFMGSFELGLAPLKWLDVTARAGVDSYTDRRYDFLDPLSASLPGGRLDLQTIRETQYNGDLFGRGKFNISKDFNLIAMVGMNLNQRTFERIGGYAQNFILSSHVPLDLTNAGPATQNPYNSFQVQRTAAIYSTIDLAFKDQLFLNLTGRAESASTFGRAVSSTFFYPAATLAWQFTQLMDSRVLNFGKLRAGFGQVGVQPTPYNTATYYAAGGFADGWGSQLLSSAYGNGGYVESTTLGNAYLKPERKTEFEFGTDLRFFQDRVSLSATYFTNETKDAILPVATAPSTGFNQKTANAATLQTHGLEFDLSATILKVGGFTWQINGTWSMYRNKVTSLAGTSSLFLNGFAGTSSRAVEGQPIGVLWGVDWMKDAQGNLILDERGYPQAAANESVIGNPNPDWKAGIGNTFSFKGLSLYVLVDRTQGGDIWAGTHGIMNNFGRSTDTDVQTTVSAADAATIPVYGTLTSGKTVAQRYTPNADGTYTFRGSLANYGAGNVALEQGWYTSTGGGFGPVASQFIKKATNTRIREVTLAYSLNSPGFRAATKLTSIDFSLTGRNLWITGPDVKYIGNDPETNLTGVSNGRGLEYFNNPSTRSYLFTIKINY